The following DNA comes from Thermodesulfobacteriota bacterium.
GGTTACGCTGATATCATCGGTAGTAGCGAGGCTAACGGTTGCTGATGTGCCTCTGGCTCTTATGCCGTCCTCGGTCGAATCACAAGATATATATCCCGATATAATAGTTAATTCGGCAGTGCCACCAGCATCGATACATCTCTGGCAATTGGTGAGTATGAGGCTACCGGACTCAACGTTAAGAACACAGTTACCTTCGACTCGTATGCAATCATCTACTCCTCCACCGTCGACCACGATATCCGCACCCAATTCGCTAATGTCAACAAAGCCGGTCTCGCACCTGATCGTTCCTTCTACCTCCATTTCGTCGACTATAACCTCATCCGGGTTTAGGGTGACAACTATATTTATTATGGATCCCGGTGGTGAGGTGATTTCTGTAGAGGCGCTGAATTCATCTGTAATAAAGACCAGGGTTATATTTGTGGTAGCACTGGACGTTAGGCTCAGGGTGAAGTTACCTTCTTCATCGGTAATGTCGGTATCTACTGTTTCTCCATCTACTATCAGCTCGACGGTGATTCCGGAAACAGCCGAGGCCTGGGCATTGGCTTTTTTGGAAAGGCTCAAAAAGTCTTTGATCAGGGCTAACATGGATGTCTTTTTTTCTGATGGAGCATTTGCCGTCATAACATCGGCTACCCTGCCGTTTATGGTGGTTGTCTCCCCGCCATTCTGGCCACCGTCACCATCCCCTCCGCCGCAACTAATAAGTCCGGCGGACACAGTCAATGCTAATGCCAGAGAAAAAGACAAGCTTTTTATCAATCCGTTCATACCTCCCCTCCTTTGCCAATAGTTAGAATTTCAGAAAATTAAGGTGACTCATTGTTATGGATTCTCCAAAATGGCCAGAAAAATCTATAACATAAGAGGATTACTACCTGTTGTTTTGTTCTAGGTTTTTAATCCTGTTCTTAGCCTCCGCCACCAGTTTTTCGTATCTTGGATTATCAGCCGCGGGAAGGTCGATAAAATTTTGATAGTTCTTTACGGCTTTGTCCCTTTCCCCTTTGCTTTCGTATGCTAGCGCCAGGGTTATATGGGCCTCGGGAAAGTCAGGATTCATTTGTATTACCTGCTCAAATTCGCTTATGGCTTCGTCATACCGACCCTGGTTTCCCAGGGCAACCCCCAGGTTGTAGCGAGCAAGGCTATAGTCCGGGTTTACTTCTATGGCCTTCCTGTATTCCTCCTCTGCTTCATCAAACCTTTTCTGTGCTGCCATGGTAAGACCGAGATTATTATAGGCCTGCAATAAATGTGGGTTTACCTCGATTGCCTTTATAAGGTGCTCGGCAGCTTTATCGTATTTGCCTTTAGTGTAGTAGATATAACCCAAGTCATTATAGGCAACGCTCAAATTCGGGTTCAGGTCGAGGGCCTTTTTGATGTATTTGCTGTTTACGTCTGCATCGGTAACGGTCCAGAGTATGTAATAAGCCTCCGCATCGTCCGGGTTAAGCTCAACGGCCTTCTCCGCTTCCTTTTTGGCTTCCTCAAACCTGCCTAATGCACGATAGCTTGAGGCGAGAGCACGATGAGAATCACCCGAATCTGGCGCAAGCTCTATTGCCTTCTGACTGTGTTCAAGCGACTTATCATAGAGGTTAACCTCTTTTTTATTTTCATTTTGCTCTTTCCATAGACCATAAAAGGAATAGGCTTCTCCAAGCCCGGAATAGGCTGGGGCGTAGCTTTTATCCAGTTCGACTGCCTTTTCATATTGAGTTATTGCTTCTTGTAGACCCTCTGGCGAGAAAAGCAGGTAGGCTTCTCTCCCCTTTGAGTAGTGCTCTTTAGCCTTTTCCAGCTTCTCCTCGGGGGATGAGCAGCCAAAGGAAAGTAGACAGAATAAGAACACTGACGCTAAGCCGTAAGCAATAGATTTTACAGTTTTGTATTTCATTGCTTAGTCCTGTGATTGTTTTTATCTCAGTTGCTGCAAAAATAGCAAGCCCTATTTGTGTTTATGTTTCACCTTGAAGCTTTTGTGCCCGTAATGGTGTTGCTTGAAGTGTCCCGGGGGACCTCCATGAGGGTGCCCATGATACTTTTTAAGGAGTCCAGGAGGGCCTCCGTGAGGATGGCTGTGTATATGAATATGCCTTGGGGCAGAGTGAATAATAACAGGCGCTGGATGAACAAAAACTGGAGCAGGTTCTATTGTAACTGAGGGGTAGGTATAAACCGGGGGTACCAGAACAACCGGAGCGGGAGCAACAAAAACCGGAGCGGGCAGGCCGACGTTGAAGCTTAAGAACGCGTTTGAACCGATCCTCGAAACCAGTGATACGGAGGCGAACGCTGGCGCACTGTATACAACGGGTGATGGAGCGATGAATACCGGGGCGGGGATACCCTCTCCGATTCCTAGATTGAGGAATAGGTTTGTGTCTGCCCTTGTAGTTATGGGAAATAGA
Coding sequences within:
- a CDS encoding tetratricopeptide repeat protein; this translates as MKYKTVKSIAYGLASVFLFCLLSFGCSSPEEKLEKAKEHYSKGREAYLLFSPEGLQEAITQYEKAVELDKSYAPAYSGLGEAYSFYGLWKEQNENKKEVNLYDKSLEHSQKAIELAPDSGDSHRALASSYRALGRFEEAKKEAEKAVELNPDDAEAYYILWTVTDADVNSKYIKKALDLNPNLSVAYNDLGYIYYTKGKYDKAAEHLIKAIEVNPHLLQAYNNLGLTMAAQKRFDEAEEEYRKAIEVNPDYSLARYNLGVALGNQGRYDEAISEFEQVIQMNPDFPEAHITLALAYESKGERDKAVKNYQNFIDLPAADNPRYEKLVAEAKNRIKNLEQNNR